TCCTTGAACCGTAATTCCTGAGAAAATATTTTCTGCATTACTCCTTTTTTGTATTCCTCCAAAAGGCTTTTCTTCTTTTTCAGTTGGGTGAGTTTGTCATCTACTGCGGTGAGGAATGAGGCTATTTTTGTTTGTTCGGGGAGAGTTGGAATTATCAATATAATATTTGATAGTCTGTCAGATGTAATGCTGAGAACTTTTGTTCCTTGTGCAACAGTCTTAATTTGAAGCCGTATGTTTTCAGATTTCATTACATGGGCACCAAACCCAATTGCTAACATTTGCAAATCTGGACTTGCATGTAGTGTATGCAATCCTGCAATAATTTTTTCATTATTTAGGTTTACAATTTCAATAGACTTACCTATATCGACATAATCTTCGGACGCATCTGCTATAATTATGTCGCCTTCTTTACAGTAGTTTTCAGCAGATAATTTATTTAATGAGATTTCTTTATTAACAAAAGGAACCAATTCTTTCGTGATATCAAAATGTGATTTAAATTTCTTATGTATGTCACCATAATGAATATTTTTCACTACCCCTTCTTCATAATTTAAATTATCTCTAGTAAATGAATTAGTTGTTTTAAAATTATATATTGTCCCCAACTTCTTCTCAACCCATTCCCCCTCAAACTCAGGAAACCTCAGTTTCGGTACATTCGTTTTCTTTTCCATGCTTAAAACGGAGTTGAGATGTTCAGTTCCTTGCAAAAGGAAGCAATGGTTTTATCAGTCTCGACAATTTGCTTGTCCAGCTCTACAAGGTCTTTGCAGATTTGCTCAATGTCGATGCTCTCTTCCGCTTCGAAGGTATCTACGTAGCGGGGAATGTTGAGGTTGTAGTCGTTCTCGGCAATCTCATTCAGCGATGCACGCTTGCTGTATTTCTCCTCTTCAGTGCGGTTGCGATAGGTGGAGACTATCTTTTCAATGTCCTTTTCACGCAACATGTTTTGAGTTTTCACCTTTTCGAAGTGCTGACTGGCATCGATAAAGAGAATATCATCGGAATTCTCGCGGCATTTCTTGAAAACCAGGATGCAGGTGGGGATGCTTGTGCCGTAGAATATATTTGCCGGCAGACCTATGACGGCATCCAGATAGTTGCGCTCTTCGATAAGGTATTGACGAATCTGCAGTTCGGCACCACCGCGGAACAGTGCGCCGTGAGGCAATACCACCGCCATGCTACCGTTCTCGGCCAATTGGTAAACCATGTGGCACACAAAGGCAAAGTCTGCCTTGCTAGATGGTGCTAGTTTGCCGTAATGGCTAAAGCGATCGTCCGTCATAAACAGGGGATTTGCGCTCCACTTTGCCGAAAAAGGAGGATTTGCCACCACCGCCTCGAAGCGTTTGTCGAGGTGTTGCGGATGTTCCAGCGTATCTTCTTGACGGATATCGAATTTGCGGTAATGCACATCGTGCAGAATCATGTTCATGCGGCATAGGTTGTACGTGGTGCGGTTCATCTCCTGACCGCAGAACTCGTTCACCTCTTCCACCTCTTTCGCCACACGAAGCAACAGCGAGCCACTGCCGCAAGTAGGGTCGTACACGGATTTCAGTTTGGTTTTGCCGGTGGTAACAATCTTTGCAAGTATCTTGCTCACCTCCTGAGGGGTATAGAATTCGCCGGCCTTCTTCCCTGCCCCGCTGGCAAACTGACCGATGAGGTATTCGTACGCATCACCCAGGACATCGAGCTCTGTATCTTCAATGCAGAAATCAATATTGTCAAGGTGGGTAAGTACCTTGGCTATCAGGTTGTTCTTTTCGGACTCCGTGCGCCCCAGCTTGGTACTTGTGAGGTCCATATCTTCGAACAGGTTATCGAAATCGTCCTCGCTGCCTGTTCCCATGGTGCTTTGTTCAATATTGGTGAGGATTTTCCGGAGATCTTCCAGGATAAAGTTATCCTCTCCCTCCTTGTCGCTGTTGCCTCGCTTGGCTATTTCACTGAACAGTTCGGACGGTTTCAGGAAATAACCCAACTTCTCGAGTGTCTCTTCCTTGATGGCTTCGAGGTATTCTCTGCCTTTCTCACTGCTCTCGTCAATATCGATATATTTCATGCCGTCTTGCTCTAATATGGAATCGGCATAACGATACATCTTCTCGGAAAGATATTTATAGAAAATGAATCCAAGGATATAATCCCGGAATTCATCCGCATTCATTTTACCACGTAATGTATTGGCTATATTCCAGAGCTGCTGTTCCAACTGCTTCTTATGATCTTCTGACATTTTATTTTCTCCTGTTTTATTTTGACACCTACAAATATATTTATTTCATTTTACATTTTACGGTTTTTAACACTCTTTATTCAAGGAGAAACTACTCTGGAATTAAATATCAAAAAAAAATCCAGGCTTCTAACAATATAATTTGTGAAGCCTCGATTTTTCAAGAATATTCTATCTATCTCGCAAAAAACTTCTTGAAGAACTGAAGCTGATAATCAATGGAGTTGTTCCAATACTTAGCATTGTGTGCACCGGGACGGGTGATGAAGTCGTGATCGATTTTCTTTTCCAACAGGCGTTCGTGAAGGTTTTTGTTCACCTTGAGGAAGAAATCGTCTTCACCGCAATCGATAATAAGAGCCAAATCACCATTATTAATCTTGTCTACCTGGTTAATCACTGTATGTTCATCCCACACCTGTTTGTTGGTTTCGTAATCGCCAAGCTGCTTACTCATTTCCCAGTTCTTGGGGAAAGGACGGATATCAACTCCCCCACTGGTGCTGCCTGCCGCTCCAAATATATTTTTATGACGAATGGCCAGCCACAATGCTCCGTGTCCGCCCATACTAAGTCCCATAATGGCACGTCCTTTGGGGTTGGCAATAGTTTTATAATGGTTGTCTACAAAGTTCACGAGTTCATTGGAAACAAATGTTTCGTAACGATAGGCCGGATTCAGCGAACTGTCCCAATACCAGCTATTCTTACCGTCGGGGCAAACAATCACGATTTTGTTTTGGTCGGCAATTTCAGGAAGATTGGGTTTAATGCCAATCCAGCTTTTTGCATTACCGCCATAGCCGTGCAGCAGATAGACTACTGGATAATTGGCTTTTTTAGCTGTTTTTGCATCGTTGG
The Bacteroides sedimenti genome window above contains:
- a CDS encoding restriction endonuclease subunit S → MEKKTNVPKLRFPEFEGEWVEKKLGTIYNFKTTNSFTRDNLNYEEGVVKNIHYGDIHKKFKSHFDITKELVPFVNKEISLNKLSAENYCKEGDIIIADASEDYVDIGKSIEIVNLNNEKIIAGLHTLHASPDLQMLAIGFGAHVMKSENIRLQIKTVAQGTKVLSITSDRLSNIILIIPTLPEQTKIASFLTAVDDKLTQLKKKKSLLEEYKKGVMQKIFSQELRFKDDNGEYFPEWEEKRLGDITERIVSKNKENNLNVLTISAQNGLISQLEFFNKSVSAKDVTGYYLLNKDDFAYNKSYSNGYPMGAIKRLTRYEKGIVSTLYICFRNKPEFDNSFAEQYFETGLQNSELEKVAQEGARNHGLLNIGVSDFFNIELSIPSLPEQTKIANFLSAIDEKINHFSKQIERMEEWEKGLLQQMFC
- a CDS encoding type I restriction-modification system subunit M, with the protein product MSEDHKKQLEQQLWNIANTLRGKMNADEFRDYILGFIFYKYLSEKMYRYADSILEQDGMKYIDIDESSEKGREYLEAIKEETLEKLGYFLKPSELFSEIAKRGNSDKEGEDNFILEDLRKILTNIEQSTMGTGSEDDFDNLFEDMDLTSTKLGRTESEKNNLIAKVLTHLDNIDFCIEDTELDVLGDAYEYLIGQFASGAGKKAGEFYTPQEVSKILAKIVTTGKTKLKSVYDPTCGSGSLLLRVAKEVEEVNEFCGQEMNRTTYNLCRMNMILHDVHYRKFDIRQEDTLEHPQHLDKRFEAVVANPPFSAKWSANPLFMTDDRFSHYGKLAPSSKADFAFVCHMVYQLAENGSMAVVLPHGALFRGGAELQIRQYLIEERNYLDAVIGLPANIFYGTSIPTCILVFKKCRENSDDILFIDASQHFEKVKTQNMLREKDIEKIVSTYRNRTEEEKYSKRASLNEIAENDYNLNIPRYVDTFEAEESIDIEQICKDLVELDKQIVETDKTIASFCKELNISTPF
- a CDS encoding alpha/beta hydrolase — translated: MKNRIFSLSFLLLFVSVACVNAAKVDTLLVKSPSMNKDVQVVVIAPNDAKTAKKANYPVVYLLHGYGGNAKSWIGIKPNLPEIADQNKIVIVCPDGKNSWYWDSSLNPAYRYETFVSNELVNFVDNHYKTIANPKGRAIMGLSMGGHGALWLAIRHKNIFGAAGSTSGGVDIRPFPKNWEMSKQLGDYETNKQVWDEHTVINQVDKINNGDLALIIDCGEDDFFLKVNKNLHERLLEKKIDHDFITRPGAHNAKYWNNSIDYQLQFFKKFFAR